The following proteins are encoded in a genomic region of Thermogemmatispora onikobensis:
- a CDS encoding glucosaminidase domain-containing protein has protein sequence MRRVMLLLGSFALLWGLLALAICAGASVPAAGTPSPGPDQVPGHRAPAAGGGLDRVQGPPTIDRALIDRLLCQAHSPACGTGEALSADMVQAGINPAFALAVFWHESQFGRLGVARLTHSLGNIRCTPGWQRCLGGYRWYPDWPASYADFAALLTREYFPRGLLTVEQILPVYAPAADGNDPAAYIHDVLSHMRQWRLV, from the coding sequence ATGAGACGTGTGATGCTGCTTTTGGGAAGCTTTGCCCTGCTGTGGGGGCTGCTGGCGCTGGCCATCTGTGCCGGGGCCAGCGTGCCGGCAGCGGGAACGCCATCGCCCGGGCCAGATCAGGTGCCGGGCCACCGAGCGCCCGCCGCCGGTGGCGGGCTGGATCGGGTCCAGGGGCCGCCCACCATCGACCGCGCACTGATCGATCGGCTGCTGTGTCAGGCGCACAGCCCGGCCTGCGGCACAGGGGAGGCCCTCTCTGCCGACATGGTACAGGCCGGCATCAATCCGGCCTTTGCCCTGGCGGTGTTCTGGCACGAGTCGCAGTTTGGCCGCCTGGGGGTGGCCCGCCTGACCCATTCTCTCGGCAATATTCGATGTACGCCAGGCTGGCAGCGTTGCCTGGGCGGGTACCGCTGGTATCCTGACTGGCCAGCCAGCTACGCGGATTTCGCCGCCTTACTGACGCGGGAGTATTTCCCGCGGGGGCTGCTGACCGTCGAGCAGATCCTGCCGGTGTATGCGCCGGCGGCAGACGGCAACGACCCGGCGGCCTACATCCATGATGTCCTGTCCCATATGAGGCAATGGAGGCTCGTATGA
- a CDS encoding 3'-5' exonuclease — protein MDHLQHLTTLLRQIEQLGATVMEPLPHPLSLAEVERRLAQRRHLQTLLQTLEQTINELPALPDPERMAWAQALLALPSSRILEVDTTRLGSTAELLRLVLVRPSDGQTVFDQLIRPQQGYDQAALTYNGLTPAQLEQAPELATVWPAFEQQVRGQLLISWNWAWDEEQLRRASRRLGLGVPVLLGIDLQEPARTFFSQSYAGLPTLCRLIGAPLPQPATAVDRARGQRAILRAMAEGRLGPLHEREQEEVDEGDLDALDDLDDTQPF, from the coding sequence ATGGACCACCTCCAACACCTCACGACACTCCTGCGCCAGATCGAGCAGCTGGGTGCGACCGTCATGGAACCGCTGCCTCACCCGCTCTCCCTCGCCGAGGTGGAGCGTCGTCTAGCGCAGCGGCGCCACTTGCAAACCCTCCTGCAGACGCTCGAACAGACCATCAACGAGCTGCCGGCCTTGCCCGATCCCGAGCGCATGGCCTGGGCCCAGGCGCTGCTGGCTCTCCCCAGCAGCCGCATCTTGGAAGTAGACACGACGCGCCTGGGAAGCACCGCGGAGCTGCTCCGGCTGGTGCTGGTACGCCCCAGCGACGGACAGACGGTCTTCGACCAGCTGATCCGTCCCCAACAGGGGTACGACCAGGCGGCGCTGACCTACAATGGACTGACGCCCGCCCAGCTAGAGCAGGCCCCCGAGCTGGCAACGGTCTGGCCTGCCTTCGAGCAGCAGGTCCGGGGGCAGCTCCTGATCAGTTGGAACTGGGCATGGGATGAGGAGCAGCTGCGCCGGGCGAGCCGCCGGCTCGGGTTGGGGGTACCGGTCCTGTTGGGGATCGATCTGCAGGAACCGGCGCGGACCTTCTTCTCTCAGTCCTATGCGGGCTTGCCCACCCTCTGCCGGCTCATCGGTGCTCCCCTCCCGCAGCCAGCCACAGCCGTGGATCGCGCCCGGGGGCAGCGAGCCATCCTGCGCGCGATGGCGGAAGGGCGCCTCGGTCCCCTCCACGAGCGCGAGCAGGAGGAAGTAGACGAGGGCGACCTGGATGCGCTGGACGACCTGGACGATACCCAGCCGTTCTAG
- a CDS encoding DUF3987 domain-containing protein: protein MSHHPELPSADQVMQRFVQQLWEGRHPALPPADQLGSWQPLASLLAEQAVRFRQHPTVLQTTLRALAVREPALQRWLGLSAAPLSEPGAAPSSLAPEAEEAEEEEGMPPLPEDLSFPPEVSAGVWPTLDAYVAYSRQASPEAYEDFHVLVGLWVFSTVAARRIYLPLQHKRVYPTLLLVLVARPSLFAKTTTAQAGRALLQAAGLDWLLLPDRITPQKLLSDLALTTVPPGYDELPPEQQARLQHRLAMPGQRGWYLDEFGKFVRAALQPRSTMADFIELLLVLESCPPYFEHATLLRGGEVIERPSLAVLGSMTPASLRLVAQPGAELWHDGFLARFAFAVAPLREVQQQTFTPGEAEPPRALLERLRSWHERLGLPELRLEPQEGGTGGGPNRYRLQRGPLPERACQISQEAYVGYDRYRRALRTLLASSPLEDLDGAYGRLPELALKLALLNASLEQQDRREPARIELAHWAKAQELAERFRLHLHRLHAQMRATSSEESIEDHLARFLQRLPPGEAVTIRDIQRRAPAILRQVPAARLREALHLLLQAGEVEQLQSGSRLLYRFRGRSEEGTGPLTNSFQSLSGLT, encoded by the coding sequence ATGAGTCACCATCCTGAGCTTCCGTCTGCGGACCAGGTCATGCAGCGCTTCGTCCAGCAGCTGTGGGAGGGCCGGCACCCTGCCCTCCCACCGGCAGACCAGCTAGGTTCCTGGCAGCCACTGGCCTCCCTGCTGGCAGAGCAGGCCGTCCGCTTCCGTCAGCACCCTACCGTCCTCCAAACCACCCTGCGAGCGCTGGCAGTCCGCGAGCCGGCTTTGCAGCGCTGGCTTGGTCTGTCTGCTGCACCTTTGTCAGAGCCAGGGGCCGCGCCGTCTTCCCTGGCGCCCGAAGCGGAAGAAGCGGAAGAAGAAGAAGGCATGCCTCCGTTGCCGGAGGACCTCTCCTTTCCGCCAGAAGTGAGTGCAGGAGTCTGGCCCACGTTGGATGCGTATGTGGCCTACAGTCGGCAAGCCTCCCCCGAGGCATACGAGGACTTCCATGTGCTCGTCGGGCTGTGGGTCTTTTCCACCGTGGCCGCACGGCGGATCTATCTGCCGTTGCAGCACAAGCGGGTCTATCCCACTCTCCTGCTGGTGTTGGTCGCACGCCCGTCATTGTTTGCCAAGACCACCACCGCGCAGGCAGGCCGTGCGCTGTTACAGGCGGCGGGCCTGGACTGGTTGCTGCTCCCGGACCGGATCACGCCGCAGAAACTCCTGTCGGATCTGGCCCTGACGACCGTCCCCCCAGGCTATGATGAGCTCCCGCCCGAGCAACAAGCGCGCCTGCAGCACCGGCTGGCCATGCCTGGGCAACGCGGCTGGTACCTGGATGAATTCGGCAAATTCGTCCGGGCGGCGCTGCAACCGCGCAGCACGATGGCCGATTTTATTGAGCTGTTGCTGGTGCTCGAAAGCTGCCCGCCGTATTTCGAGCACGCGACCCTGTTGCGTGGGGGAGAGGTCATCGAGCGTCCTTCCCTGGCGGTGCTGGGGAGCATGACGCCGGCCAGTCTCCGACTCGTGGCCCAACCGGGGGCGGAGCTCTGGCATGATGGCTTTCTAGCGCGCTTCGCCTTCGCCGTAGCCCCCCTGCGTGAGGTTCAGCAACAGACCTTCACCCCAGGGGAGGCGGAGCCGCCGCGAGCACTGCTCGAGCGCCTGCGGTCCTGGCACGAGCGGCTGGGACTCCCAGAGCTGCGCCTGGAGCCGCAGGAAGGGGGCACCGGAGGAGGACCGAATCGCTACCGGCTCCAACGCGGGCCCCTGCCGGAGCGAGCCTGTCAGATCAGCCAGGAGGCGTATGTGGGCTATGACCGCTATCGCCGGGCGCTGCGGACCCTGTTGGCGAGCAGCCCCCTGGAAGATTTGGACGGGGCCTACGGGCGCCTGCCGGAGTTGGCGCTGAAACTAGCCCTGCTCAATGCCAGCCTCGAACAGCAGGATCGCCGGGAGCCGGCTCGCATCGAGCTGGCGCACTGGGCCAAAGCCCAGGAGCTGGCGGAACGCTTTCGGCTCCATCTTCATCGCCTCCATGCCCAGATGCGAGCCACGAGCAGCGAAGAGAGTATTGAAGATCACCTGGCCCGCTTCCTGCAGCGTCTCCCGCCAGGGGAGGCGGTGACCATTCGCGATATCCAGCGGAGAGCGCCGGCGATCCTGCGCCAGGTCCCCGCTGCCCGCTTGCGCGAGGCACTGCACCTGTTGCTGCAGGCTGGGGAAGTCGAGCAGCTGCAAAGTGGAAGCCGGCTGCTCTACCGCTTCCGTGGTCGGTCGGAAGAGGGCACGGGGCCGCTCACCAATTCATTCCAATCCCTAAGCGGGCTGACGTGA
- a CDS encoding DNA polymerase, whose protein sequence is MSASPATFVRSTFMRSLAEIDLVHLIQQETGLQFSHPVGKDRVAKGPCPWCGGRDRFGIVTATQPQRFYCGWHGQGCLRHGDALTFLALWKGWSRAEARAWLGCWEEERGLLAAAGAASQGSVAADAPPPQQWQEAGRALLEQAQRWLWTEQGAVARAYLARRGLREETVRRLGWGYLPAGVPLGQLARPETWGLTDREPDRPLRLPVGLVIPWESAGALWKLVFRRVEQGQVEHRRVASARAGRSWRYWTLPGSRPCLYRLDRLQAGQPVVLVEGEIDVATLEQEVGELVVCVGTGGAAGARSPTWVERLHQAACVLVAFDQDPQGQGAIAARYWLEALGARAWLWQPISKDVNEMLQAGQDLRAWVQAGLVLAQAATALPAASELQPSEQEPEQDHLTRATRAPEDMPALAADEERSGSPVDSMPPPLPEEEGCQCCGKPAHWVDPDDRPCCEEHVLPWDLTPLVSRGLFERLRSAAWTWEHLVRAVAPSAAPEGADGHGQPATSLPEQESSAEDAEQLEYTALLLYELVLRIRSGSAWVGLDCETTGLSPRRDRLITVTFGQPGLVFLLDLRLFWTIPAEEQARWKREIQALFALLGQAAAEAQTVLTWVGHHLKFDWQFLAQQLGVFLVPPGPSVSTRLYDTMLVEQVLRNGDDCSWSLEATAQRYGVAVSKVERPWFVGLDHRMAWQESLPEPQLRYLVQDVLVPLAIAAQQQERIRRVGVERIVQLEHDALPIVAEMERHGVLIDQVSWQRLARRQQERLERIEADLTATLGTIWAEWKERQEPLRQLHLLEGSAASPAAVRFSLHILQQVREALEVVCGAPLSGLSEEALAPFADRAEVQAYLEWRKLQHWCTTFGESFLRYVEEDGRIHADFRQVGARSGRIICQTPNLQQIPRRSVGEPGDAGPEEEDEILVAGALRRCFVAPPGAKLLTVDLANIELRILAECAHDERMLTAFAAGKDLHSETARLVFGLPEEADPRRERWGMLSMREVAKAVNFGLLYGMGPASLARRIGVSLEEARLLMERFFAAYPRVSSWLQRASRQALRRGEARTLGGRVRWFKRQQAGAEPPGLLERAARNHPIQGTNADILKQALALLWQRLPVEVHVVLVVHDELVLECPNERVEEAICMLQQSLMDACREWLPTVALPEPEVCCAPWWRK, encoded by the coding sequence ATGTCTGCATCACCTGCAACTTTTGTCAGATCGACCTTTATGCGCTCATTGGCGGAGATTGACCTGGTGCACCTGATCCAGCAGGAAACAGGACTGCAGTTCTCGCACCCGGTGGGCAAGGATCGCGTCGCCAAGGGACCCTGTCCCTGGTGCGGGGGGCGTGATCGGTTCGGCATTGTGACGGCCACGCAGCCCCAGCGCTTCTACTGCGGCTGGCATGGGCAGGGATGCCTGCGCCACGGCGATGCCCTGACGTTTCTCGCTCTCTGGAAGGGCTGGAGTCGGGCAGAAGCGCGGGCCTGGCTGGGATGCTGGGAGGAAGAGAGAGGACTGCTGGCTGCTGCAGGGGCGGCGTCACAGGGGTCGGTAGCGGCGGACGCCCCCCCGCCCCAGCAGTGGCAGGAGGCAGGCCGGGCCTTGCTGGAGCAGGCGCAGCGATGGCTGTGGACAGAGCAGGGTGCCGTTGCACGGGCCTATCTGGCTCGACGCGGCTTGCGGGAGGAGACGGTGCGTCGACTCGGGTGGGGGTACCTTCCTGCCGGCGTGCCGCTTGGCCAGCTGGCACGTCCAGAGACCTGGGGGCTGACCGATCGCGAGCCAGATCGCCCACTGCGGCTGCCGGTGGGCCTGGTGATCCCGTGGGAAAGCGCGGGGGCGCTCTGGAAACTGGTCTTCCGCCGGGTGGAGCAAGGGCAGGTGGAGCACAGGCGGGTAGCCTCGGCCAGAGCTGGAAGATCCTGGCGCTACTGGACGCTGCCAGGGAGTCGACCCTGCCTGTATCGGCTGGACCGTCTGCAGGCAGGCCAGCCCGTGGTGCTGGTCGAGGGGGAGATAGATGTGGCGACGCTGGAGCAAGAGGTCGGGGAGCTAGTGGTCTGCGTGGGCACGGGAGGAGCGGCAGGGGCACGAAGCCCGACCTGGGTGGAGCGTCTGCACCAGGCCGCGTGCGTGCTGGTGGCCTTTGATCAGGACCCGCAGGGACAAGGCGCCATTGCAGCACGCTACTGGTTGGAAGCCCTGGGAGCGCGCGCCTGGCTGTGGCAGCCTATCAGCAAGGACGTCAATGAGATGCTTCAAGCGGGGCAGGATCTCCGCGCCTGGGTTCAGGCGGGTCTGGTACTCGCGCAGGCAGCGACAGCACTCCCAGCCGCTTCTGAACTGCAGCCATCGGAACAGGAGCCAGAGCAGGATCACCTGACCCGGGCGACTCGAGCGCCCGAAGACATGCCGGCCCTCGCCGCAGACGAAGAGAGGTCCGGGTCGCCTGTGGACAGCATGCCGCCACCGTTGCCCGAGGAAGAGGGCTGCCAGTGCTGTGGGAAACCGGCCCACTGGGTTGACCCTGATGATCGTCCCTGTTGTGAGGAGCATGTCCTCCCCTGGGATCTGACTCCGCTTGTGAGCAGGGGGCTGTTTGAGCGCCTCCGCAGCGCGGCATGGACCTGGGAACACCTGGTGCGTGCAGTCGCTCCTTCGGCTGCCCCCGAGGGGGCGGATGGGCACGGCCAGCCCGCCACGTCGCTGCCGGAGCAGGAGAGCAGCGCTGAGGACGCGGAGCAGTTGGAATACACCGCGCTGCTCCTCTACGAATTGGTGCTGCGTATCCGGTCAGGCTCGGCCTGGGTGGGCCTCGACTGTGAGACGACCGGGCTTTCCCCGCGACGCGACCGGTTGATCACCGTGACCTTTGGCCAGCCCGGCCTGGTCTTCCTGCTGGATCTGCGCTTGTTCTGGACCATCCCCGCCGAGGAGCAAGCGCGCTGGAAACGAGAGATCCAGGCGCTCTTTGCGCTGCTCGGGCAAGCGGCAGCGGAGGCGCAGACAGTGCTCACCTGGGTTGGGCATCACCTGAAGTTTGACTGGCAATTTCTGGCCCAGCAGCTGGGGGTCTTCCTGGTCCCGCCCGGTCCTTCCGTCTCCACGCGCCTCTACGATACCATGCTGGTGGAGCAGGTTCTCCGGAATGGAGACGACTGCTCCTGGTCGCTGGAAGCGACCGCGCAGCGCTACGGGGTGGCAGTGAGCAAAGTCGAGCGGCCCTGGTTTGTGGGCCTGGATCACCGCATGGCCTGGCAGGAGTCATTGCCGGAGCCACAGCTGCGCTACCTGGTGCAGGATGTTCTGGTGCCGCTCGCGATTGCCGCGCAGCAACAGGAGCGCATCCGTCGGGTGGGCGTCGAACGCATCGTTCAGCTGGAACACGATGCCCTGCCGATAGTGGCCGAGATGGAACGGCATGGGGTGCTCATTGACCAGGTCTCCTGGCAGCGGCTTGCCAGGCGCCAGCAGGAGCGACTGGAACGCATCGAGGCAGACCTGACAGCCACGCTGGGAACCATCTGGGCCGAGTGGAAGGAGCGTCAGGAGCCTCTCAGACAGCTGCACCTGCTGGAGGGATCGGCAGCCTCTCCAGCAGCCGTGCGCTTCTCTCTGCATATCCTCCAGCAGGTGCGGGAAGCATTAGAGGTCGTCTGTGGCGCGCCGCTGTCGGGCCTCAGTGAGGAAGCGCTGGCCCCCTTTGCAGACCGGGCAGAGGTGCAAGCCTATCTGGAATGGCGCAAGCTGCAGCATTGGTGCACGACCTTTGGGGAGTCCTTCTTGCGCTATGTGGAAGAGGATGGCCGCATCCATGCCGACTTTCGGCAGGTGGGGGCCCGGTCGGGCCGCATCATTTGCCAGACCCCGAACCTCCAGCAGATCCCGCGCCGCTCTGTGGGGGAGCCAGGCGACGCCGGGCCAGAGGAGGAGGACGAGATCCTGGTCGCAGGAGCACTGCGCCGCTGCTTCGTCGCCCCGCCGGGAGCGAAGCTGCTGACAGTGGATCTCGCCAATATTGAGTTACGCATCCTGGCCGAGTGCGCACACGATGAGCGCATGCTGACGGCCTTCGCTGCCGGTAAAGACCTGCATAGCGAAACGGCTCGCCTGGTATTTGGGCTGCCAGAGGAGGCTGATCCGCGGCGAGAGCGCTGGGGAATGCTCTCCATGCGCGAGGTGGCCAAGGCAGTCAACTTTGGCCTGCTCTATGGCATGGGACCGGCCAGCCTGGCGCGGCGGATCGGAGTCTCGCTAGAGGAAGCCCGACTGCTGATGGAACGCTTCTTTGCCGCCTACCCGCGGGTCAGCTCCTGGTTGCAGCGGGCCAGCCGGCAAGCCTTGCGGCGGGGAGAAGCGCGCACCCTGGGCGGGCGCGTGCGTTGGTTCAAACGGCAGCAGGCAGGAGCAGAGCCACCGGGCCTACTGGAGCGGGCAGCGCGTAATCATCCCATCCAGGGCACCAATGCCGATATCCTCAAGCAGGCGCTGGCCCTGCTCTGGCAACGGCTGCCCGTGGAGGTCCACGTGGTGCTGGTGGTCCATGACGAACTTGTGCTGGAATGCCCGAACGAGCGGGTGGAAGAGGCCATCTGTATGCTCCAGCAGTCCTTGATGGATGCGTGCCGGGAATGGTTACCGACAGTCGCCTTACCGGAGCCAGAGGTGTGCTGTGCTCCCTGGTGGAGGAAATGA
- a CDS encoding tRNA-guanine transglycosylase, giving the protein MMVPPMFTRGARGGGQILTREGVEISTPALFPVASLITGGTPRGGGIWKWVLHAHPQGLLRQQRPIMTQVLHFLDFPLSPGELARWRQRPLREHYQAAFPELHYRAPLFCDSGGFRLLWNSQLDLSRYGLEATPQTILRLQQDFGASLLATLDYPLPSGLVRAEAEARMARSLANVGITLRLLAEQSGPPPFVYAAVHGQTPDDLRHAVQRVFALREAEGLQRIPLGIAIGSLVPLRLRGAEKLLTIIDLVQAAIEGIPAAERPTTPVHLFGVTGTLIPLLAYLGVDTFDSSTYVQMARSFRYLDPVRHRFVPVLELQELACNCPVCQTSSLAELQAGLTSLTPAGRPLETGTQKSRYYAEVALHNLEQDLRLVEEVRQAVAADALADFLLRWVEGHERLREALARLQQRDERLRRLGSRRSFGGTSQPSLPAGTGGRRAVSLAYTPEAFNIESRGYAPPADKRVLLVLPCSGEKPYSQSRTHRYVRERLQAALGDRLHSIHWVTLSGLYGPVPEEWEQVPEVLGYDFRLEGSNQQHIELVAGRLTRYLERWGEHYVACLGYATSRAYRQAMELAARRTGRLEVLPCKPKARRLTAFFRQEHLEELVARLRLETKGRKQDGRPRAPHGAAVSRAAGAREDPLCLLERHRARRLRHDGRDLARGHE; this is encoded by the coding sequence ATGATGGTTCCTCCGATGTTTACCAGGGGTGCCCGGGGAGGTGGGCAGATCCTGACTCGAGAGGGGGTGGAGATCTCCACCCCGGCGCTCTTTCCCGTTGCCTCCCTGATCACGGGAGGCACGCCACGCGGAGGTGGGATCTGGAAATGGGTGCTCCATGCCCATCCACAGGGGCTGCTGCGCCAGCAGAGGCCCATCATGACCCAGGTCCTCCACTTCCTGGATTTCCCCCTCAGTCCTGGCGAACTTGCCCGGTGGCGGCAGCGTCCCTTGCGCGAGCACTATCAGGCCGCCTTTCCTGAGCTGCACTATCGGGCGCCTCTCTTCTGTGACTCTGGAGGCTTCCGGCTGCTGTGGAATAGTCAGCTCGACCTTTCGCGCTATGGACTGGAAGCCACGCCGCAGACCATTCTGCGCTTACAGCAGGATTTCGGGGCCAGTCTCCTTGCCACCCTCGATTATCCGCTCCCATCCGGGCTGGTGCGCGCAGAGGCCGAGGCGCGTATGGCGCGCAGTCTGGCCAATGTGGGGATCACCCTGCGCCTGCTGGCGGAGCAGTCTGGCCCTCCCCCGTTCGTGTATGCGGCGGTCCATGGGCAGACCCCCGACGACCTGCGCCACGCGGTGCAGCGCGTCTTTGCGCTGCGCGAGGCCGAGGGGCTGCAGCGCATCCCGCTGGGGATTGCCATCGGTTCGCTGGTGCCGTTGCGCCTGCGGGGGGCCGAGAAGCTGCTGACCATCATCGACCTGGTGCAGGCCGCCATCGAGGGCATTCCGGCAGCCGAGCGGCCCACGACCCCGGTGCACCTGTTTGGGGTCACAGGCACGCTCATCCCGCTGCTCGCCTATCTTGGAGTGGATACCTTTGACTCCAGTACCTACGTGCAGATGGCGCGGAGCTTCCGCTATCTCGATCCAGTCAGGCACCGCTTTGTGCCGGTGCTCGAACTCCAAGAGCTGGCCTGTAACTGCCCGGTGTGTCAGACCAGCTCGCTCGCGGAGCTGCAGGCGGGGCTGACGTCCCTCACCCCGGCGGGCCGCCCGTTAGAGACTGGCACCCAGAAGAGTCGGTATTATGCCGAGGTGGCGCTGCACAATCTCGAGCAAGATCTTCGCCTGGTGGAGGAGGTGCGCCAGGCGGTGGCAGCAGACGCCCTGGCGGACTTTCTGCTGCGCTGGGTGGAGGGGCATGAGCGCCTCCGAGAGGCTCTGGCCCGGCTTCAGCAGCGAGACGAGCGCTTGCGCCGGCTCGGCTCGAGGCGTTCGTTTGGTGGGACCAGTCAGCCCAGCTTGCCAGCGGGGACCGGTGGCCGTCGGGCCGTCTCCCTGGCCTACACCCCCGAGGCATTCAACATCGAAAGCCGGGGCTATGCTCCCCCGGCGGACAAGCGGGTGTTGCTGGTGTTGCCCTGCTCGGGAGAGAAACCCTATTCGCAGTCGCGCACGCACCGCTACGTCAGAGAGCGGCTGCAGGCGGCACTCGGTGACCGACTGCACAGCATTCACTGGGTGACGCTCTCGGGCCTGTATGGGCCGGTGCCCGAGGAGTGGGAGCAGGTCCCCGAGGTGCTGGGCTACGACTTCCGGTTGGAGGGAAGCAACCAGCAGCACATCGAGCTGGTGGCCGGGCGGCTGACCCGCTATCTGGAGCGCTGGGGAGAGCACTACGTGGCCTGCCTGGGGTATGCGACCAGTCGAGCCTACCGGCAGGCGATGGAGCTGGCGGCGCGCCGCACGGGCCGGCTGGAGGTGTTGCCCTGCAAACCGAAAGCCCGTCGACTGACCGCCTTCTTTCGCCAGGAGCATCTGGAGGAGCTGGTGGCACGTCTCCGACTTGAAACGAAAGGAAGGAAACAGGATGGCAGACCACGAGCGCCACATGGAGCCGCCGTCTCCCGAGCAGCTGGCGCGCGAGAGGACCCTCTTTGCCTCCTTGAGCGCCATCGAGCGCGGCGACTTCGCCACGATGGACGAGATCTTGCAAGAGGCCATGAATGA
- a CDS encoding recombinase family protein, whose amino-acid sequence MRRSSEMQKDNYSLEAQKRAIREAAKLHGLPEPVFYEDDERSARGEHIAKRPAFKRLLEDVQAKRIRVVIVHTLDRWSRNVMVTLQSFRILSQAGTAFLSLSEHIDYSSPEGQLQLTILAAFAAYFSDSLARHTSKGKRERAVQGLHNGDIPFGYRSGGPKSPLEIDPDKYPGVRLIGELRMQGKTAEEIATALNAAGYRTSSKRFGDRLFTKDTINAMLRNEFYAAFAPGDDRGTIRYKGQRFRGQHPAIFTYDEWQHIRALSKSLCHVQTRTVVVRKIYPFAGYIACIHCGLTLRCDTGNTPANRRNYYRDAAKTRRIPCSTSGNLMVRTNLVEEQFGHLLKRLQLPEHWREHIRQEMMAQAASGTTSEAVEREKERLLLKKARTLKVYCEGFIDEKEFQAEMAATELALRKLEVPEVNGVTLAEVTQAGEHLPEMAALWEMATPEEKREMVTMLLEPGGLYYDLENKMIAALKPRPAFLPILRMLDGVTEYEETRGLLLTAHWCERNRRDSNPRSPA is encoded by the coding sequence GTGCGCCGTTCCAGCGAAATGCAGAAAGACAACTATAGTCTCGAGGCCCAGAAGCGTGCCATTCGCGAGGCGGCGAAGCTGCACGGATTACCAGAGCCGGTCTTCTATGAGGACGACGAGCGTAGTGCGCGGGGAGAACACATTGCGAAACGTCCAGCTTTTAAGCGGCTCCTCGAGGACGTCCAGGCAAAGCGTATCCGGGTCGTGATCGTCCATACCCTGGACCGATGGTCCAGGAACGTGATGGTGACCTTGCAGAGCTTTCGCATTCTCTCCCAGGCAGGCACTGCGTTCCTTTCCCTTTCGGAGCACATCGATTATTCCTCTCCAGAAGGACAATTGCAGCTGACGATTCTCGCGGCCTTTGCGGCTTACTTTTCGGACAGCCTGGCAAGGCACACGAGCAAAGGGAAAAGGGAGCGGGCTGTCCAGGGACTGCATAACGGCGATATCCCTTTTGGATATCGCTCGGGAGGGCCAAAATCGCCGCTAGAGATTGACCCAGACAAATATCCAGGCGTCCGCTTGATAGGCGAGTTGCGCATGCAGGGAAAGACTGCCGAGGAAATTGCTACTGCCTTGAACGCGGCTGGCTACCGTACCAGCAGCAAGCGGTTTGGAGATCGACTCTTCACGAAGGATACGATTAATGCTATGTTACGGAACGAATTCTATGCGGCCTTTGCCCCCGGCGATGATCGGGGGACCATCCGCTACAAGGGGCAGCGGTTTCGAGGCCAGCATCCGGCGATCTTCACGTATGATGAGTGGCAACACATCCGTGCTCTCTCAAAATCCTTGTGCCACGTCCAAACCCGCACGGTTGTCGTCCGGAAGATCTACCCATTTGCGGGATACATTGCTTGCATTCATTGCGGCCTGACGCTGCGCTGTGATACGGGAAACACGCCTGCCAATCGGCGAAATTACTACCGGGACGCAGCCAAAACGCGCCGTATTCCTTGCTCCACCAGCGGCAACTTGATGGTGCGCACCAACCTGGTAGAGGAGCAGTTTGGCCACCTGCTCAAGCGTCTCCAGTTGCCTGAACACTGGCGTGAGCACATCCGCCAGGAAATGATGGCCCAGGCGGCATCAGGAACCACGTCTGAGGCAGTCGAGCGGGAGAAGGAGCGACTGCTGCTCAAGAAGGCGCGTACGCTCAAGGTGTATTGCGAGGGGTTTATTGATGAGAAGGAATTTCAGGCCGAAATGGCCGCAACAGAGCTGGCACTCAGGAAACTGGAGGTCCCCGAGGTCAACGGGGTGACGCTCGCAGAAGTGACCCAGGCGGGTGAACATCTGCCCGAGATGGCAGCCCTGTGGGAGATGGCCACGCCCGAGGAGAAACGGGAGATGGTGACGATGTTGCTGGAGCCAGGGGGACTGTACTACGATCTGGAGAATAAGATGATTGCGGCGCTGAAACCCCGTCCAGCCTTTCTGCCCATCTTGCGCATGCTGGACGGGGTAACTGAGTACGAGGAAACCAGAGGGCTGCTGTTGACAGCCCACTGGTGCGAGCGGAACCGACGGGATTCGAACCCGCGATCTCCTGCGTGA